CAACATTGAAACCATTCAATTAGAGGCAATCAAACGCACGCTCAACTATTTTGGTCAAACTCATTATTTGTAAACACATATATATTGCTATAATTTAACAAAAAAAATGTATAAACATACCACCAAGATTCTTTGCTGCATCTTTAAGACTTCCTGCAAAATGCTGCTGAAGAACCTCCAAGCTAATCGACTTCTCCGCTTTCCCTCGTTTTCTCTCCGATTTCTTGACCGTTTCAACTTTCTCCGGTTTCAAACAAGTTCCATTTAACGCACTAGGTCCCACAATTAACGGGCGTCCGTTTGATATTCTAGATTCGGGTAGTTGAATGGACTCCATACCCGAATCTATAACATCACCATTTAAAGACGCCTTAATAATTTCTACAAATTTACCATCCTCTCTTATTTCTTCACCCGAAGCAATTTTAAGACTACGAAAATGTTGCTTCATCGAACTTAACAACGagcccaacattttttgttgatcaTCACAATTAACCATATTAGGAGGAAGAAAAAACTCCAGAATATAATCATCATCACCAGTGTAACCACTCCTCAAACAAATTGCAAACGATCCAACCAACCCAAACAACCGCGCATAATGAACTAACGGGTACTCCGTTTTTCCAAAATGTGTAATATTCTCACAAAAACACGAACTACGTGTTGCAAACGCTCGTCCCGCTACCCCTTGTCCTTTTTGCAAGTGATGTTCGGCACAAGCCTCACGAAATCCCCACATACGAGCATCAACAACATAAAACGCTACATCGGTTGTTGACATACATATTTGTCCCATACAACTTCCATCAAAACTGCTGCAACTTTTTTTAAACCCACCACCATAGGCTAGTACACTTCGGTGCCTGCACGGGACCCACGTTTGAGCCAACGGGAAGTTATGTGTCTCGCAAACCGCAGCTAATACCTCCAGGATCTCGGCTAGTGCGTTTTGTCGACTTTCATTACATATCTGGGTTACAAAAAAAAACTAGGTACATATTGAGAaaattgaaaataaaaaaaaataaaaaaatcaaaaaacaaaaaaaaaactataaagctTACTGCTTGCCTGCGTATTCGGGGAATCCAATATGTTTGAACTTTTCAAATTTACCGCCTGCAACAAAACTGAAGCTACATATTTCTGAATAATAATACCTCTCTGTCTCAAAATAATAGTCCCGTTTGACTTTTCAAAGTGTTTTTGTTAAATGTTGActtcatatatttttatttatgcTATATagaatttgatgaaaattatatgaatggatACGGTTTTGAAATGTTTTTTCATTGGTGTAACTTTCATCAAATTTTATATAAtacaaacaaaaatatttaaagtcaaagttgaacaAGAAATAGTTGAAAAGTCAAAGTGGAAAGTAATTTTGGTACGGAGGGAGTATTGAATTCCAACCCGCCCATTTTAGCACCTCTAATGGACAACTAACCTCAAGTGCTTTGCAGACTTTATCAACCTCAGGAGCATAATTTATTTTCTGTGAAGTCAAAATTAACTCAACCACGCCAACACACGTCTGCCCAGAAGGTTCAAACACAGGCAAAGCTAAACTTCCACGAACGTTGTAATTTAAAGCGTGATTAAGCCGTTGATATTCTTTATCTGAATAATACTGCACGTTTGGAGTCCATTCTGGAAGCTTATGCCTGAAAACCCGACCCGGAAGCCCTAAAACTCTGTCAGTTTCGTCATCAAGAGAGAATGAATACATTAAAGAAGCCATCCTATATTGATGAAGTCCCGTGCAGTTTGGGTCAAGAACAAAGGGTTGACCAGATGTGGTTAGCATGTTACGACCCTTGTTTTTGACAGGTGCCCAGATTTGAGCAAGAACATGTTTTTCGCCCAATTCTATGAAGTAACGAAGTGCCATTGTCATTCTTTCCTTGATTACGCACGTTGTATCTTGAAGTTCTGATGGATTCATCCCCAAAATTGGCATCGGTAACCGTCTTCTTGCATCATTTGGTTTTTTGGTTACTTGATCGGGGTTATCAGCATCTAGTTTGAAAGACAACATTTATTAAAATGGTCACATTTAATCTCATAAGAATAGGACACTTCACATATAAATGGTTCAACAACATTTAAAGTTCAGGCTAAGTTTACATTCATTTTATTGTATTATTTTTCACTATCTCTAACCAACCCATACCAAAATTGTGACCATATTCTCAAAAAATATACCTATGCTTCCTTTTTTCTATATGAAAAAACATTAAGGTGTGATCTTAATGATTTTCTATATGTAACAAGGTTTAATCCCAAACATGATATCATATTCCATTTAAACATTATCCTACACAAAAATATTATCTTTAGACCAACTTAATTACTACTCTTTCCGTTCCAAAAAGACTATTCAACTTGATGTCATTATACACTTGTAAAATACAACTACAAAAACCCAAACCACGTACGTGTGGTTTGGACaattgtaaaaataaaaataactactaaATATCATTAAACTCCTTAATTTACCCTCGTTTATTACTCTCTATCATttacggagtaatttttaaaatAGAAGGTTTAGTCAAACTTGACTTGAACTTATCTTGGATCCAAAGTAAATTCTTGGGACAGATTACCTATTTGACTGACTGTTTTCAAGCAGACTTACCATTACCTTGTTTTGGTACTTGAATAGTCAAAATCACCTTTAGTCATTAATACATAAACTGAATCTAATTCAAGCTAAACCCATACTTAAAAAAATAGTACTCCCTAACTACTTAATAAAAGTTAAAAACAAAAATACTCACACGCACAAGCTAACTAACCTGAAAGAGGCCGTTGACCAACTCCAGAAGAATTCAACGTGACATTTCCGGCGGGTTTTTCATAACCATCGTTAACTTCAATATTGTTATTaagattgatattgatattattattattatcatcagaaAAAGCCCATAAAGGAGAAAAAGATTGCTCCGTAGCTGATAAAATAAAAGAAGGTTCAGATGAAAATATCTGATCAAAAGTCCAAGACCCATCAAGGTCTAGATCCATAGTCATCATCACCGGTGCTAATTCCGGCGACCCTTTTGTAATATAACTGTTTGACCGGTTATTTTCCTC
The window above is part of the Rutidosis leptorrhynchoides isolate AG116_Rl617_1_P2 chromosome 1, CSIRO_AGI_Rlap_v1, whole genome shotgun sequence genome. Proteins encoded here:
- the LOC139862471 gene encoding protein NLP7-like is translated as MPETEENNRSNSYITKGSPELAPVMMTMDLDLDGSWTFDQIFSSEPSFILSATEQSFSPLWAFSDDNNNNININLNNNIEVNDGYEKPAGNVTLNSSGVGQRPLSDADNPDQVTKKPNDARRRLPMPILGMNPSELQDTTCVIKERMTMALRYFIELGEKHVLAQIWAPVKNKGRNMLTTSGQPFVLDPNCTGLHQYRMASLMYSFSLDDETDRVLGLPGRVFRHKLPEWTPNVQYYSDKEYQRLNHALNYNVRGSLALPVFEPSGQTCVGVVELILTSQKINYAPEVDKVCKALEAVNLKSSNILDSPNTQICNESRQNALAEILEVLAAVCETHNFPLAQTWVPCRHRSVLAYGGGFKKSCSSFDGSCMGQICMSTTDVAFYVVDARMWGFREACAEHHLQKGQGVAGRAFATRSSCFCENITHFGKTEYPLVHYARLFGLVGSFAICLRSGYTGDDDYILEFFLPPNMVNCDDQQKMLGSLLSSMKQHFRSLKIASGEEIREDGKFVEIIKASLNGDVIDSGMESIQLPESRISNGRPLIVGPSALNGTCLKPEKVETVKKSERKRGKAEKSISLEVLQQHFAGSLKDAAKNLGVCPTTMKRICRQHGISRWPSRKINKVNRSLTKLKRVIESVQGAEGSFNIPSLATTSRPVGVDTATWQTAPNGSPTNQLGSPGSKPFVSLSPKNNQGQVNQTSESREASTGSPNSHRSSQESQPLEVKAPNFAAEFCVPDSLAITRTEEPFRGMLVEDAGSSHDLTDLCLVAEPLESVQEVMPKVQSFTARTDIKAITIKASYKEDIIRFRVAANSGIVTLKEEVAKRLKLDVGTFEMKYLDDDHELVLIVCDADLQECVELSISSGCNIIRLLVHDLSTNLGSSCESSDEL